The following coding sequences are from one Ramlibacter henchirensis window:
- a CDS encoding carboxymuconolactone decarboxylase family protein — translation MPDSPPVPEALRQGSAQPWRERMPLPPMESMTPQQRAAAQALIDGPRKGVFGPFLPLMRSPVLLERVGKVGEYLRFESALEARVRELVTCAAARHVGNQFEWHVHAPLAVKAGVDAGAIDVLRQGARPTSGLKEDEALALDFAMELLRTNGSSEPTYERAVRGFGEQGVVELTTLVGYFVMVNWLMNVAHTPAQASAGDALTPFPL, via the coding sequence ATGCCCGATAGCCCACCTGTCCCCGAAGCACTTCGCCAGGGCTCGGCCCAGCCGTGGCGCGAGCGGATGCCCTTGCCGCCGATGGAATCCATGACGCCGCAGCAACGCGCGGCCGCGCAGGCGCTGATCGATGGGCCGCGCAAGGGCGTGTTCGGCCCCTTCCTTCCGCTCATGCGCAGCCCCGTGCTGCTGGAGCGCGTCGGCAAGGTCGGCGAGTACCTGCGCTTCGAGAGCGCGCTGGAGGCGCGCGTCCGCGAGCTGGTCACCTGCGCCGCGGCGCGCCATGTGGGCAATCAGTTCGAGTGGCACGTGCATGCGCCGCTCGCGGTCAAGGCGGGCGTGGACGCGGGCGCGATCGACGTGCTGCGGCAGGGCGCGCGGCCCACGTCCGGCCTGAAGGAAGACGAAGCCCTGGCGCTGGACTTCGCGATGGAACTGCTCCGCACGAACGGCAGCAGCGAACCGACCTACGAGCGTGCCGTGCGCGGCTTCGGTGAGCAGGGCGTGGTGGAGCTCACCACGCTGGTCGGCTACTTCGTCATGGTGAACTGGCTGATGAACGTGGCCCACACGCCCGCCCAAGCCAGCGCCGGCGACGCGCTGACGCCTTTCCCGCTCTAG